The Trypanosoma brucei brucei TREU927 chromosome 2, complete sequence genome has a window encoding:
- a CDS encoding dual specificity protein phosphatase, putative (similar to Serine/threonine/tyrosine interacting protein (Protein tyrosinephosphatase-like protein) (Phosphoserine/threonine/tyrosine interaction protein). (Swiss-Prot:Q60969) [Mus musculus]): protein MVRRGASAMNRQRPGVSGTSPELGKGFGVSMVDVEKVFAVIRFISQHSSSEAVPSVSCNISVGEERSMAAKKGALDSSNALLSSTVDQALERYRMAVTNVPVQLDLVESTRSDLRNVMLEAYADRAAEVNALWECGTKIPLSPGAEQPLFLQGNMYQVQSMHEVVPGLFIGSYHPASNKILLQQRGVTHILCCIDVLPRFPNDFKYMTVPAQDAPNYNISIFFEKTYNFIESAIVGQCSSVLVHCGAGISRAPTIAAAYLIRKLRMPADSVIALIQRKRPVASPNAGFRQQLKKYQRDLGVA, encoded by the coding sequence ATGGTGAGACGGGGTGCATCTGCAATGAACCGCCAGCGACCGGGGGTGTCCGGAACGTCTCCTGAGCTTGGAAAGGGATTCGGGGTTTCGATGGTTGATGTTGAAAAGGTTTTTGCGGTTATACGCTTTATTTCGCAACACAGTTCTTCAGAAGCCGTGCCATCTGTTAGTTGCAATATTAGTGTGGGTGAAGAACGTTCAATGGCTGCGAAAAAGGGCGCATTGGATTCCTCTAATGCTCTTTTATCATCCACTGTCGACCAGGCATTAGAGCGATATCGTATGGCTGTCACTAACGTACCTGTGCAGTTGGATTTAGTAGAAAGCACGCGTTCAGATCTTCGGAATGTTATGCTAGAGGCCTATGCGGATAGGGCTGCTGAAGTGAATGCGCTATGGGAGTGTGGTACAAAAATTCCGCTCTCCCCTGGTGCTGAACAACCGCTCTTCCTGCAGGGCAACATGTACCAAGTGCAGAGCATGCATGAGGTTGTGCCAGGTTTATTTATTGGTTCCTATCACCCAGCGTCAAACAAAATTCTTCTGCAGCAGCGAGGAGTGACGCATATACTTTGTTGTATTGATGTACTTCCACGATTCCCCAATGATTTCAAATACATGACGGTCCCTGCGCAGGATGCACCTAATTACAAcatttcaatttttttcgaGAAGACGTATAACTTTATTGAGTCAGCGATTGTGGGGCAATGCTCCTCTGTGCTTGTACATTGCGGGGCCGGTATATCCCGTGCTCCAACAATTGCTGCCGCATATCTTATTAGAAAGTTGCGTATGCCAGCGGACAGTGTAATCGCACTTATCCAGCGTAAACGGCCTGTTGCCTCCCCAAATGCGGGATTCCGGCAGCAGTTGAAGAAATACCAGCGTGATTTGGGTGTTGCGTGA
- a CDS encoding ribosomal protein L11, putative, protein MLRACGVLQLRARPKTVCVEPGSNRLPEALVVEKARDIFGRPEFPGKRVLHNWRFFIKAGKAATGPPVGQEFSKLGLKAMDFAKVFNDRTKPHFKEDVELIVRIQVYFDKSYLFTIEPPPTAWFILRALRKKRRETGPVPLRGHYCALMTLEMAYEIAKMKPLCWGRPEYPLLETRVRRVVGQARRMGVCFIGVDTPYSSPVKDMTEQQYTEECERYRRIHMEQYTTLRQRELEEAPLIERLHRPNMSPLTDEQIEEGLRDPCLLDTLWRASHPLSPYHRDLRERELARRYLNARGWVKDMTPEEMRIVFMNYRLPEGEKRKQMDEAAMSGEVYWTRDGAQL, encoded by the coding sequence ATGCTCCGCGCGTGTGGCGTCCTTCAACTAAGGGCACGGCCCAAGACGGTGTGTGTAGAACCTGGTTCAAACCGACTGCCTGAAGCTTTGGTGGTTGAGAAGGCGAGGGATATATTTGGGCGACCTGAATTTCCTGGGAAGCGTGTATTGCACAACTGGCGTTTCTTTATTAAGGCTGGGAAGGCGGCGACGGGTCCTCCCGTGGGACAAGAGTTTTCGAAACTTGGGCTGAAGGCGATGGATTTTGCGAAGGTGTTCAATGACCGGACGAAGCCACACTTCAAGGAAGATGTCGAGCTGATTGTTCGCATCCAAGTGTACTTTGACAAATCGTATCTTTTTACAATTGAACCGCCACCTACTGCGTGGTTCATTCTGCGTGCACTTCGGAAGAAGCGGCGGGAGACGGGACCTGTGCCGCTGCGAGGGCACTACTGTGCTCTGATGACATTGGAGATGGCATACGAAATAGCGAAAATGAAACCGTTGTGTTGGGGACGTCCAGAGTACCCGTTACTGGAGACCCGTGTACGACGCGTTGTTGGGCAAGCCAGGCGGATGggtgtttgtttcattgGCGTAGATACACCTTACAGTTCCCCCGTGAAAGATATGACTGAGCAGCAGTACACGGAGGAATGCGAAAGGTACAGGCGTATACACATGGAACAATATACTACGTTGAGGCAGCGTGAACTTGAAGAGGCACCACTGATTGAGCGGTTGCACCGGCCCAATATGTCACCACTGACGGATGAACAGATTGAGGAGGGTTTGCGTGACCCCTGTTTACTGGATACCCTGTGGAGAGCGAGCCACCCACTGAGCCCTTATCATCGTGATTTGAGGGAGCGGGAACTTGCTCGACGTTACTTGAATGCACGAGGTTGGGTGAAGGACATGACGCCAGAGGAGATGCGTATTGTTTTTATGAATTACCGACTCCCTGAAGGTGAGAAGCGGAAGCAGATGGACGAGGCTGCAATGAGTGGGGAGGTGTACTGGACGCGTGATGGGGCGCAGCTGTGA
- a CDS encoding esterase, putative, protein MSHILLLGDSLTEWGFECGWASRLSNVYVRRADVINRGLCGYNTRWILSILKNDESRHHLLPAYAPRPLFITLLLGSNDCATGGQAVPLHEFKSNLRAIIDLVRKHASPVGGIFLMTPPPINVEKWHKRLQREFGADPSTCGRSLERVLSYRDAVLQVGCVEKKAHNDVHVVDLYERFLGKDAESPNVAKGPWCDYLSDGLHFSETGGALVFDALMSAIESSPHSAQIIPGNVATQLPDFMTLMK, encoded by the coding sequence ATGTCTCACATTCTTTTGTTGGGTGATTCTCTCACGGAGTGGGGCTTTGAGTGCGGGTGGGCGTCACGACTGAGCAACGTATACGTCCGCCGCGCAGACGTCATAAACCGTGGGTTGTGTGGTTACAACACTCGTTGGATTCTGAGCATACTGAAGAATGATGAGTCACGGCACCATTTACTTCCCGCGTACGCCCCACGTCCGCTGTTTATAACATTGTTGTTGGGTTCCAATGACTGTGCCACCGGTGGTCAGGCCGTACCGTTGCATGAATTCAAGAGTAACTTGAGGGCGATCATCGACTTGGTACGTAAACACGCTTCTCCTGTCGGCGGTATTTTTCTCATGACGCCACCACCTATAAATGTTGAAAAGTGGCATAAACGCCTGCAGCGGGAGTTTGGGGCAGACCCCAGCACCTGTGGCCGATCACTTGAAAGGGTCCTCAGTTATCGCGATGCGGTTTTGCAGGTCGGATGCGTGGAGAAAAAAGCGCACAATGACGTTCATGTCGTTGACCTGTACGAACGTTTTCTTGGAAAAGACGCTGAGTCGCCAAATGTAGCCAAAGGGCCGTGGTGCGATTACCTTTCTGATGGTCTTCACTTTAGTGAGACTGGAGGCGCTTTGGTGTTCGATGCCCTAATGAGCGCGATTGAGAGTTCACCCCACTCAGCTCAAATCATTCCAGGAAATGTGGCGACTCAACTTCCAGACTTCATGACGTTGATGAAATGA